The Arachis ipaensis cultivar K30076 chromosome B10, Araip1.1, whole genome shotgun sequence DNA window aactAACCTCGTCACCAATAGAACCGGCAATGTACGCAACACCGTTTAGTCGGTACAGGGTCCTGCCTGCCATGATAACTCGCCAGAAGTTGCCGCTGAGATACCTCGGACCCGCTCACAACTTGCTCtgacctctctctctagaattttctctctctaaaaaactccACAAACCATCTAAATGCATAATCCGCGGCTATAACCACGGTTTATATAGGCAAAACACttgcacgtaaaccgctactggcagtagcggtttacactcacacacacacacgtaaaccgctgctgacagcagcggtttacactcacacactcacacacataaaccgatgctggttgtagcggtttaataattatttatgtgatcaatataaaatataattatttttattgatataaaattattacTTTACACTGatagtgtattaaaattaaattctagtAAAAATATTAGTGTAACGGCGTACTGTTCTACCTCTAAATGTTGATAACATATAGAATgataattctactctaacatgTCATCGTAGGATCTTGGAAATAgattctctctattttttttaacaCTTAAGATAATAAAGTATAATCTCTcacctttaattttataaatgggatcaaaaataaataaaaggaagagAACAATAAAAGATGAAATTAAACACGAGACTTTTACATGTTAATTTAAGATAACAACATTAAAATATTTGTTAACGATGTTAACCTCTAAAGATATAATTGAAACATATTTAAAAAGttaagaacaaaattaaaattaactaaacATTAAAAGTATTTTAGTCCAATCAATTCTCATAGCTGCACATGCTGTTAATGCATGACGCTAAGGATAATGTAAAGTTTGAAAAAGCTAGCCCGCAATCACAACCTTCTGTGTCCAAATAGACCTGGTACATGTGAGGAGTCCATCCTTCGCATGATTCTACCTCTTCTACAGCAAATATTGAACAAGTTAGAAATCATGCACTATACCCAATAAATAATGTTCTATCATATTCGACAACTTTAATTAGAAATTGGTTGTATGACTCTTTTCTATCCCTATAAAAATGAAtaattactttttgttttatcATCCATATCTTCATGTCCGATGTCTTAAACTTATAACATTATTCTTCCACAGCACCTTGTAGCACCCTTATGATCTTATCGGAACAAATAGATACCTTATATCATGGGAACTTGCAGATGAGATTTCTATCTGAGTTGAGCATGATCTTGAGACGTTGTTGCCAAATATGCATATTGTGCTTCATACTTAAGAATCTCTCAATATCTAAAGTTCTATCAAAAAACAACCCAATTGCTCCAGCGACAACTAGTTGCATAATGCTTGTAATAATCGCAACTCCATACTGACGTCTGTATTGTAGTCGTCAAGGCTCTCAGGATCAAAAGGCATCAAATCAATCTTCATAGCATAAAGGGCTAAATCAAGAATAGCGATTTGGAATTTGTGAACGACTAGGAAGAGGAGACAGTGGTAGAAGGATAAATCATGATTGTGAAAGTCCGAAAAATTGGGTTTTTGAAATGAACTTTATCTTTTGTCACTATCACTATTAGAACCAGTTTTAATCCACTCCTCATGCGTCTCTGAGTCTTCCAAAAATCTAACACCCATTGGTACAAAATCGAGTTCTAATGACACAATCCTCAGGTCACCGATATCAATTCTTCGAATGCGTCTTAGTCCCGCTCTAGAACTTCGAATGCACCTGAATAACAAGGCAAAGAATTACCATCAATGTCCATCCGCTCAATGTAAAGCTCTAGCATTTGTTGCCCTATAATCTTACTATGACAATTAAGCATAGCACAAACAtgcttatcattttttttttctaaaatacttTATATCACATACTTTGacttataattataaaaatcgaATCAGACCGATCGATTCGACTAAAAAACTAGTAAACTAGATCTTAAGTCAGTTCGATTTATCTTTTAGACATTGGTTAAAATCGGTGAGAACCGAAAAAAATCGACAAACTAATCTGTTGTAAAAATTTTCCAAAATGCTATATCTTTTAGACATTGGTTAAAATCGGTGAGAACCGAAAAAAATCGACAAACTAATCTGTTGTAAAAATTTTCCAAAATGCTAAAGCTGATATTCAAACCAAGAACCTTGGTAATGCAACCTCTTTCTCTTACCACTGAGTCatcatgctttttattattttatatgacaaataataattatatagtatacattCAATTACAtaattttataaagaaaaaattcCACTCTCCTCTCCTGCGAGATGCTAAAATAACACTCCTCTCCCCttatttataaaatgtacattTTTCTCCCTTGTCACTTTTAAAAAACCTTCTTTGTaatccattttaattttttttgtgttaactaattttaactttatccatttttcaagaaaaaataaattatctttttacaaaaataccctttaaaaaaattttatttttagtcaTTAATTTTAGGGgacaaaatttaatgataaaaaaataaaatttttgctaaaaggtatttttataaaaaataaatttttttaaaaaatagataaagttaacattagttaacacacaaaatttaaaataaattaaaaaggaggttttttaaaagttataagggagaaaaatatacattttataaatagaggggagggaattgtcattttagcatctcctAGGGGAGGGagtaaaattttctcttttttaaaagttagaagggaggGGGAatatacatttataaaatagaagggAGGAGAGTGTCATTTTAGTATCTCGCAGGGGAGGGGAGTGGAATTTTCTCttttataaatatctaatttaatttaattttttattttctattttttgaattaattatattttaattatgtgccattattaatataaatataaatttcactaaatttattaattttttgatcTATTTTAATGTTAGTATTGTGATTAAGATATTTGTTTTGATACTAGTGAAAATCTATtgatattatagttagatgatagACTTTGTGAATTAATTGTTACTCTTATTGTATCAAATTAAGATACTATTATAGTAGTACTAacaaattttatgtttttttattagttatttttataatttgaGACTTGATTTTTCATAAAATGTTAGTAAAgatatatatttcaaattttaattttaagtttttgattattttatattttttatttatgtgagATCGATTTTATCGATTGAACCAATaatttatcggttgaaccaataaattaataaacCAGTAGATTGGCCGATTCGATCACCGGTTCAATTCTGACAACTATGCTTTGACTTTCATCCAGAAATAAAAACcgatatctaattttttatatgtcTCATTCCTAATAAATTTTACATTCAACAAAATAAAACTTTTAAATTCAATCAAAACGATTAcaaaaatgtgtcacatgtcactctctcactacaattaaaatcaaatatttctctccaaaattaaagagttcttccatctctactaattttacaaccaaaatatatCACATGTCATtctctcattgcaattgaaataaaatattttcctccaaaattaaagagttctcctcTCCCCCTCTCCCTTTATCTATCCctctcattccttcaaccactctatctcttttatatataattatcaaTGAATCAacgaataattaaaattaaaattaatgaatCATCAATGTNNNNNNNNNNNNNNNNNNNNNNNNNNNNNNNNNNNNNNNNNNNNNNNNNNNNNNNNNNNNNNNNNNNNNNNNNNNNNNNNNGTGCAACGTGCAACATGATAttctttaattatattaaaattaaaattgaaatattaaaattgaaactaaaatataactatatattatattatattatatattattatctaatttgataacaaaatgtgtcacatgacactcttattaaatttaagagaaaatatttttctctaaaattaataaacttcctttctaaattctctcatctacctctctccctttttttttatttctctctaCCTTtctcactctatatataattctaatatatttatatattattatctaatttaataatcaaatgtgttACATTACATTCTCTTATTCAAATTGAGAAAAAATATTTCTtcccaaaattaataaactcccttctTAAATTCTCTCatatatctctctctctctttttatttCTCTCTACTTTTcccactctatatataatttgtaatttatatttatattattaatttgacaaatcaaaatgtgtcatcagatattttttattataattaaaataaaattttttctttcaaaattaacaaaatactaaTGTTATGATTAAAAGTTAAAATCAAGAttcaattgtttaaaaaaaaattgaattaattttataactatcaatataatttttttcatgctaatatctaattatatttttatatacatagaaaaaatatttttttaaatagcaagcataaaaattaattatttctatttgtgcaacagacttaacatataataaaaaatatacaagtTAAATcgtttcaaattttagataacgaatactaaaattaattattagtaataaATCAAACTCTTTCACCTGAaaatgataactaaaaatcttattattggATTTTTTATCTACGGAGATTCTGATCTTTTTAGTCGATGGAGACTTTTATCTCCTACAATCTTTTTGTAAAAATAGTTTGATTctataaattttttgtgctatAATCTATAATGTCAGGACAAAATCaacataattttaaaagatttatattcccGTAATGTAATTATGGATAAAAATATTAGTACATTATAATTGAGTGGTAGGACATTTGTTACAGATGACTTCACCTATTTATAAGCAACATATTTAAACTTTACTGCTGCTATTTTCACAAGTACTGTATGAAAAAATAAACAACCTAAACTAGGGTTAGAAGTGAGTCGAGTTAGACCAAGTTCAAACTCGACTCATAAAAATTAAGCTTAGTTCACAGCTCGACTTATTAATAATCGAGCCTATTTCTTAAGTTCAAGCTCGCTTTACCGAAAGCTCACAAACTGGCTCGAACTCACGAGCTAACTTAAATAATAGGAACATAATCGATAATTCTATATGagtaaattataacttatatgttttaagaaatatttaaaaagattaattctatatattgtttatctatgggataagtatgattttggtccccaacgtagagNNNNNNNNNNNNNNNNNNNNNNNNNNNNNNNNNNNNNNNNNNNNNNNNNNNNNNNNNNNNNNNNNNNNNNNNNNNNNNNNNNNNNNNNNNNNNNNNNNNNNNNNNNNNNNNNNNNNNNNNNNNNNNNNNNNNNNNNNNNNNNNNNNNNNNNNNNNNNNNNNNNNNNNNNNNNNNNNNNNNNNNNNNNNNNNNNNNNNNNNNNNNNNNNNNNNNNNNNNNNNNNNNNNNNNNNNNNNNNNNNNNNNNNNNNNNNNNNNNNNNNNNNNNNNNNNNNNNNNNNNNNNNNNNNNNNNNNNNNNNNNNNNNNNNNNNNNNNNNNNNNNNNNNNNNNNNNNNNNNNNNNNNNNNNNNNNNNNNNNNNNNNNNNNNNNNNNNNNNNNNNNNNNNNNNNNNNNNNNNNNNNNNNNNNNNNNNNNNNNNNNNNNNNNNNNNNNNNNNNNNNNNNNNNNNNNNNNtttccacttcttcttcttctccccgcCGGCCCCGCCGCCTCGCCGCCCTGCACCACCGCACCAccaccatttcttcttcttcttcttcctcttcttcttctttctcgccGCCACGCCGTCCTGCCTCCCTACCGCCTTGCACCAGCACCAccaccatttcttcttcttcttcttctgaattggattttttgtgaaatttctgGTTGTTGATTATTGTTTAAAGTGCACGTTGCTTGATTTTTctgctgatgatgatgatgatgactatgatgatactggtggtggtggtggttctggtTAAGGTAGGTTTCTgttctggtggtggtggtagtggtgaaCTGGATTTGTTTGTGAAATTTTTGGATTTTGTGAAATTTGTTgtggaatattgttgttgctgaaatttGTTGTGGAATATTGTTGTGgatttctgatgatgatgatgatgacgacgacgatgatgattttaaaattggtggtggtggtggtgggttctggtggtggtggtggttctgttctggtggtggtggtggttgatttTGGAGTGAAGGGAGAAGGGTATTTTCgtccgaaggacgattttaaaacaaattgaaactttggggaccattttagAGCGAAAAAAAAGtcggggacgaaataaattttcagcctctacgttggggaccaaaatcatacttatccctttATNNNNNNNNNNNNNNNNNNNNNNNNNNNNNNNNNNNNNNNNNNNNNNNNNNNNNNNNNNNNNNNNNNNNNNNNNNNNNNNNNNNNNNNNNNNNNNNNNNNNNNNNNNNNNNNNNNNNNNNNNNNNNNNNNNNNNNNNNNNNNNNNNNNNNNNNNNNNNNNNNNNNNNNNNNNNNNNNNNNNNNNNNNNNNNNNNNNNNNNNNNNNNNNNNNNNNNNNNNNNNNNNNNNNNNNNNNNNNNNNNNNNNNNNNNNNNNNNNNNNNNNNNNNNNNNNNNNNNNNNNNNNNNNNNNNNNNNNNNNNNNNNNNNNNNNNNNNNNNNNNNNNNNNNNNNNNNNNNNNNNNNNNNNNNNNNNNNNNNNNNNNNNNNNNNNNNNNNNNNNNNNNNNNNNNNNNNNNNNNNNNNNNNNNNNNNNNNNNNNNNNNNNNNNNNNNNNNNNNNNNNNNNNNNNNNNNNNNNNNNNNNNNNNNNNNNNNNNNNNNNNNNNNNNNNNNNNNNNNNNNNNNNNNNNNNNNNNNNNNNNNNNNNNNNNNNNNNNNNNNNNNNNNNNNNNNNNNNNNNNNNNNNNNNNNNNNNNNNNNNNNNNNNNNNNNNNNNNNNNNNNNNNNNNNNNNNNNNNNNNNNNNNNNNNNNNNNNNNNNNNNNNNNNNNNNNNNNNNNNNNNNNNNNNNNNNNNNNNNNNNNNNNNNNNNNNNNNNNNNNNNNNNNNNNNNNNNNNNNNNNNNNNNNNNNNNNNNNNNNNNNNNNNNNNNNNNNNNNNNNNNNNNNNNNNNNNNNNNNNNNNNNNNNNNNNNNNNNNNNNNNNNNNNNNNNNNNNNNNNNNNNNNNNNNNNNNNNNNNNNNNNNNNNNNNNNNNNNNNNNNNNNNNNNNNNNNNNNNNNNNNNNNNNNNNNNNNNNNNNNNNNNNNNNNNNNNNNNNNNNNNNNNNNNNNNNNNNNNNNNNNNNNNNNNNNNNNNNNNNNNNNNNNNNNNNNNNNNNNNNNNNNNNNNNNNNNNNNNNNNNNNNNNNNNNNNNNNNNNNNNNNNNNNNNNNNNNNNNNNNNNNNNNNNNNNNNNNNNNNNNNNNNNNNNNNNNNNNNNNNNNNNNNNNNNNNNNNNNNNNNNNNNNNNNNNNNNNNNNNNNNNNNNNNNNNNNNNNNNNNNNNNNNNNNNNNNNNNNNNNNNNNNNNNNNNNNNNNNNNNNNNNNNNGAATTCATTAATTAAATAAATCGAACTTGAACTTAAATAAACTCAACTCATTAGCTCATAAATTTAGCTTATCAAACTATTAATAACTCAAACTCAAACTTACTCGTGAGCTGACTTACTTGCTTCCAGTCCTAACTTAACCTACCACATTTCACCGTTTGAGTACAAAAAATGTTACTTTATTTTCGCAGTCAGTATTGAAAATGTTTGTTCATTTTCGCTATCAGCATTAGTGAAAATGTTGCTCATTTTCGTAGTTACTAGCAACGAAAATGTCAAAAATCGTATAATGTTTGTTTTCATAATCTTAGCCTgcaaaaaaaaatgtataaacgGATAAATTTGTGTAGTCTAATTTATTTGAGTAGctctttttatttaaataaaaaaaccgTGTACAACAaacattttttcttttgtataatatgaCGTAAGCCTGATGTATTCAGGAATTTGTATATAACGTGGCATCTTCATTTGTTGACTGTACATGGTCACCACCATATCCTACCTGGCACGTACTGGACCCTCTCACcatccaatcccaattcccagACGCCACGAAACACTCCCTCacgaaaatcaaaattaattaagaatcattatcatttattttttcattttattttattttttttttggaaaaagaaaacacTGTTGCTTAGAGGAAGAAAAACGCGTTTTGTGAAAAAGAACACCGTTGAATCTTGTTtctctcctccttcttctccttctcctctctctcatcccttttttttctttcttgcaaTTTTCCTTCAAAATCGGGATTAGGGTTTTCAGAAAAACCCTTTTCTCCCTTCTTTACTCACTCAAGggagaaacaaacaaaaataaaagaagatttttgttttgtgttttgaATTCCAGTTTTGCATCTTCTTCTGTgagatgttttcttcttcttcttcttttcgttCCAGTTCAGTGATCAAATGGAGCACCTTCACTTCTCAGTTCCACTTTATGTTCCTCCTTTTCCTCCTCCTATTTTCGTTTCacaaaaacgacgccgtttcaccCTCTTCCGACAAATCCCTACTTCTCAAGCTCAAAGACTCTATCTCCGACCCCTCCGGCATGCTCTCCACGTGGATCCCCACCGCCGGCAACGACTCCGACCACTGTTCATGGCGCGGCGTACTCTGCGACTTGGCCTTGCCGCCGCGCGTAGTAGCCATCAACCTCACCGGAAACGGCCGGAGCAGCCGAAGCTTCTGCTCCGATTTCGCTCAATTCCCTCTATACGGCTTCGGAATCAGGCGGAGCTGCAACGGCAGCGGCGGCTCCCTCTTCGGAAAGCTCCCGTCGGTTATCGGCGAGCTTTCCGAGCTCAGgatcctctctctccccttcaaCGGCATTGACGGCGAGATTCCCGGCGAAATTTGGGGGTTGCGGAACTTGGAGGTGCTTGATCTAGAAGGGAACTTGGTGACCGGTCACCTACCGTTGCGGTTCGAAGGTTTGAAGAAGCTGAGGGTTCTGAATTTAGGGTTCAACAGAATCATTGGAGAGATACCGAGCTCAATTGTATCACTCGAGAGCTTGGAGGTTCTGAATTTGGCTGCTAATGGTTTGAATGGTTCTGTTCCTGGTTTCTTAGGGAGGCTTAGAGGGGCGTATCTGTCATTTAACGAGCTCGTCGGCGTTATCCCGGAGGAGATAGGGGACAATTGTGGGAGCCTTGAGCATCTGGATTTGTCAGGGAACTTCTTGGTCCAGGGCATTCCGGTAAATTTAGGTAACTGTACCCGGTTGAAGACTCTGCTTCTGTATTCGAATCTTTTGGTAGATGCCATTCCCAGTGAAATCGGAAAGCTTAAGAGCCTTCAAGTGTTGGATGTTTCGAGAAACACGCTCAGTGGTCCGGTGCCACGCGAGCTAGGGAACTGCTCGGAGTTGTCTGTCCTTGTGCTCTCAAACCTCTTTGATCCCACCGGAGGTGCGGCGAGGGATTCCGGGGATGATTCTTCAGCAGGGCAGCCAATTTCTGTGAACGacgaattcaattattttgaagGTGCATTGCCTGCGGAGGTTGCACTGCTTCCAAAACTGAGATTGTTGTGGGCTCCCATGGTTAACCTGGAAAACGATTTTCCAAGAAATTGGGGCAGTTGTGACAGGTTGGAGGTGGTTAATTTGGCTCAGAATTACTTCACCGGGGAGTTCCCCAACCAACTTAGGTCCTGCAAGAAGCTGCATTTCCTTGATTTGAGCTCAAATAACTTCACTGGTGAGCTTTCTGCTGAACTTGGTGTTCCTTGTATGACTGTCTTTGATGTTAGTGGGAACATTTTGTCCGGTTCGATACCCGAGTTTGTTGGTGATATCTGTCCCCCTGTTCCTTCATATAATGGGAATCTCTTTGAATATGATGACTTGTCCCtgccatatgcattgttttttaTGTCGAATGTTAGGGATAGAACTTCCATTCTGCCATCATTAGGAGGATTTGGTCTATCTGTGTTCCATAATTTTGGGGTAAACAACTTAAGTGGCATTCGTTCTCTGCCAATAGNNNNNNNNNNNNNNNNNNNNNNNNNNNNNNNNNNNNNNNNNNNNNNNNNNNNNNNNNNNNNNNNNNNNNNNNNNNNNNNNNNNNNNNNNNNNNNNNNNNNNNNNNNNNNNNNNNNNNNNNNNNNNNNNNNNNNNNNNNNNNNNNNNNNNNNNNNNNNNNNNNNNNNNNNNNNNNNNNNNNNNNNNNNNNNNNNNNNNNNNNNNNNNNNNNNGTACACATTTATTGTTGGAGAAAACAAGATTTCCGGGCCGTTACCATCGAATCTGTTTGATAAATGTGACAGTGTAGATTCGCTGCTATTAAATGTCAGTTATAATAACTTGTCTGGTAAGATTCCTTCCAATGTTGGCGCAATATGCAAATCACTGAAATTTTTGGATGCATCCGGAAATCATATTTCGGGAGCAATTCCTGCCGGTTTTGGCGACGTGGTTTCTCTTGTTGCTCTTAACTTAAGTCGGAATCAATTACAAGGTCAAATTCCTTCCAGCCTTGGTCAATTGAAGGATCTAAGGTTTCTCTCTTTGGCACGCAATAATTTAAGTGGCTCGATTCCTTCAATCTTGGGGCAGTTGCACTACTTAGAAGTCTTGGACCTTTCTTCCAACTCGCTTACTGGTGAGATCCCTGAGGCTATTGTGAACATGAGAAACCTAACTGATGTGCTCCTCAACAACAACAAGCTTTCTGGCCACATACCTCCTGGTTTGGCTAGCCTCCGTACGCTCTCTGCATTTAATGTGTCTTTCAATAACTTATCTGGGTCCTTGCCATCACATAGCAGCTTAATTAAATGCAGCAGTGCTGTGGGGAATCCTCTTATACGTTCTTGTCGTGGATTTTCTCTCTCTGTGCAATCACCAGATCAACAAGGGCAAGCAACAGATAATTCTGAGAGTGCTGCACCAGAACAGGCTTCTAGCAGTAAGAGTGGGTTCAACTCCATTGAAATAGCATCCATAACTTCTGCATCAGCCATTGTTTCTGTTCTTATAGCGCTAGTGATTCTGTTCCTTTACACAAGGAAGTGGAAACCAATGTCCAGGGTTGCTGGGTCCACAAGAAAAGAAGTCATTGTCTTCACTGATATCGGGGTTCCATTGACATATGAAGATGTTGTCCGTGCCACTGGGAATTTCAATACAAGCAACTGTATTGGGAATGGAGGGTTTGGGACAACCTACAAGGCAGAGATATCACCAGGGACTTTGGTGGCAGTCAAACGCCTGGCAATTGGACGCTTTCAAGGTGCTCAACAATTCCATGCAGAGATTAAGACCCTTGCAAGGCTTCATCACCCAAATCTTGTCACACTCATCGGTTATCATGCTTGTGAGACAGAGATGTTTCTCATATACAACTATTTGCCAGGTGGCAATCTGGAAAAATTTATCCAGGAGAGGTCAACAAGAGCTGTGGATTGGAGAATTCTTCACAAGATTGCATTAGACATAGCCCGTGCACTTGCCTACCTGCATGATCAGTGTGTACCTCGAGTTCTTCATCGAGATGTCAAGCCCAGCAACATCTTGTTGGATGATGATTTCAATGCGTATCTGTCCGACTTTGGATTGGCCAGGCTTCTGGGTACTTCAGAGACCCATGCTACCACTGGTGTAGCAGGAACATTTGGTTATGTGGCTCCTGAATATGCCATGACATGCCGTGTTTCTGATAAGGCTGATGTGTATAGTTATGGTGTTGTGCTTCTAGAGCTGCTCTCAGACAAGAAAGCATTGGATCCTTCATTCTCCTCTTATGGGAATGGCTTCAACATAGTAGCATGGGCATGCATGTTACTGAGGCAAGGAAGGGCTAAGGAGTTCTTCACTGCCGGGTTGTGGGATGCAGGACCAGGAGATGATTTGGTAGAAGTCCTACACTTGGCAGTTGTGTGCACGGTGGACTCGCTCTCTACCAGACCGACGATGAAACAAGTTGTGAGACGGCTTAAACAACTTCAGCCCCCATCATGCTAGCCCCACCGCATTTTGTGAGGTTGTTCTCGTCTGACATATAGTGATTTTAGAAATTTGCCACCTTGTTAATTTGTAATTTGGCATTTgatgcttttcttttttcttccttttttttttgtgttttttcttaggTTGAGTTCCAAATTGTATGTAACACCCCCCATTGTATATTTTATTATAGTTGTGCCCCCAATTTTCCATGCTCTTTCCTTGATTAGGTTTAGGGGGCTTGGGGAAGATTCTGCAGA harbors:
- the LOC107622743 gene encoding LRR receptor-like serine/threonine-protein kinase RPK2 (The sequence of the model RefSeq protein was modified relative to this genomic sequence to represent the inferred CDS: added 28 bases not found in genome assembly), which produces MFSSSSSFRSSSVIKWSTFTSQFHFMFLLFLLLFSFHKNDAVSPSSDKSLLLKLKDSISDPSGMLSTWIPTAGNDSDHCSWRGVLCDLALPPRVVAINLTGNGRSSRSFCSDFAQFPLYGFGIRRSCNGSGGSLFGKLPSVIGELSELRILSLPFNGIDGEIPGEIWGLRNLEVLDLEGNLVTGHLPLRFEGLKKLRVLNLGFNRIIGEIPSSIVSLESLEVLNLAANGLNGSVPGFLGRLRGAYLSFNELVGVIPEEIGDNCGSLEHLDLSGNFLVQGIPVNLGNCTRLKTLLLYSNLLVDAIPSEIGKLKSLQVLDVSRNTLSGPVPRELGNCSELSVLVLSNLFDPTGGAARDSGDDSSAGQPISVNDEFNYFEGALPAEVALLPKLRLLWAPMVNLENDFPRNWGSCDRLEVVNLAQNYFTGEFPNQLRSCKKLHFLDLSSNNFTGELSAELGVPCMTVFDVSGNILSGSIPEFVGDICPPVPSYNGNLFEYDDLSLPYALFFMSNVRDRTSILPSLGGFGLSVFHNFGVNNLSGIRSLPIATDRLGKETVYTFIVGENKISGPLPSNLFDKCDSVDSLLLNVSYNNLSGKIPSNVGAICKSLKFLDASGNHISGAIPAGFGDVVSLVALNLSRNQLQGQIPSSLGQLKDLRFLSLARNNLSGSIPSILGQLHYLEVLDLSSNSLTGEIPEAIVNMRNLTDVLLNNNKLSGHIPPGLASLRTLSAFNVSFNNLSGSLPSHSSLIKCSSAVGNPLIRSCRGFSLSVQSPDQQGQATDNSESAAPEQASSSKSGFNSIEIASITSASAIVSVLIALVILFLYTRKWKPMSRVAGSTRKEVIVFTDIGVPLTYEDVVRATGNFNTSNCIGNGGFGTTYKAEISPGTLVAVKRLAIGRFQGAQQFHAEIKTLARLHHPNLVTLIGYHACETEMFLIYNYLPGGNLEKFIQERSTRAVDWRILHKIALDIARALAYLHDQCVPRVLHRDVKPSNILLDDDFNAYLSDFGLARLLGTSETHATTGVAGTFGYVAPEYAMTCRVSDKADVYSYGVVLLELLSDKKALDPSFSSYGNGFNIVAWACMLLRQGRAKEFFTAGLWDAGPGDDLVEVLHLAVVCTVDSLSTRPTMKQVVRRLKQLQPPSC